The Bradyrhizobium ottawaense genome window below encodes:
- a CDS encoding ABC transporter substrate-binding protein, protein MTERPSALAVDRRGFIRLAGATAAGWVALGATSDRMRIVGSLTALPLDDELTRRSLIDSTTSRLGGLVAGLRQRGWVEGVNFRLELRSTFGAPDRLKAAIQELLELKPDVILTGSTVETVAVLAATRTIPIVFATANDPVGNGFVESLAHPGGNVTGFTNSTAEMGGKWLQLIREAVPDLARVGILFNPSTTPRGGRFFLDSIEQEAAESGVSAIPAPVDAPADIDEAVRRFSEPPKAAMIALVDSFLVVNRKAVVAAAAKYRVPTIYPFHYFMDAGGLMSYGPTLEVRSADYVDLILRGTKAGDLPVQSPRKYELLINRTVARTLGLTIPFTLLARADEIRE, encoded by the coding sequence ATGACCGAACGGCCTTCCGCTCTCGCGGTCGATCGCCGCGGGTTCATTCGCCTTGCGGGCGCAACCGCCGCGGGATGGGTTGCGCTCGGCGCAACGTCGGATCGCATGCGGATCGTCGGATCGCTGACCGCATTGCCGCTCGACGACGAGCTGACCCGGCGGAGCCTGATCGACAGCACGACCTCCCGCCTCGGTGGCCTCGTCGCCGGCTTGAGGCAGCGCGGCTGGGTCGAAGGCGTCAACTTCCGCCTCGAGCTCCGTTCGACCTTCGGCGCACCGGACCGGCTGAAGGCCGCGATTCAGGAATTGCTGGAGCTGAAGCCGGACGTGATCCTGACGGGGTCGACGGTCGAAACCGTGGCGGTCCTTGCCGCCACCAGGACCATCCCGATCGTCTTCGCGACCGCCAACGATCCCGTCGGCAATGGCTTCGTCGAAAGCCTTGCGCATCCCGGCGGCAACGTCACCGGCTTCACCAACAGCACCGCCGAGATGGGCGGCAAATGGCTGCAGCTGATCCGCGAGGCCGTGCCCGATCTTGCGCGCGTCGGTATCCTGTTCAACCCTTCGACCACCCCTCGCGGCGGGCGCTTCTTCCTCGACTCGATCGAGCAAGAGGCCGCCGAGTCCGGAGTGTCCGCAATCCCCGCCCCCGTCGACGCGCCGGCGGACATCGACGAAGCCGTCAGGCGCTTCTCCGAGCCGCCGAAGGCGGCGATGATTGCGCTGGTCGACAGCTTCCTGGTCGTCAACCGGAAGGCGGTCGTGGCGGCGGCCGCCAAGTATCGCGTGCCCACGATCTATCCGTTTCATTACTTCATGGACGCCGGCGGGTTGATGAGCTACGGGCCGACGCTGGAAGTGCGCTCGGCCGACTATGTCGATCTCATCCTGCGCGGCACCAAGGCCGGCGACCTGCCGGTGCAATCGCCGCGCAAATACGAGCTCTTGATCAACCGCACCGTCGCCCGCACGCTGGGATTGACCATACCATTCACGCTGCTCGCGCGCGCCGACGAGATCCGCGAGTGA
- a CDS encoding aldo/keto reductase family oxidoreductase produces the protein MPNTDQTASFDLGDRRVKRLGYGAMQLAGPHVFGPPRDRAAALAVLRAAIASGVNHIDTADFYGPHVTNQLIREALHPYPKDLVIDTKIGARRGADASWNPAFSREELTQAVHDNLKNLGVDALDVVNFRVMIDRHGPAEGSIEAPLNVLADLQRQGLIRHIGLSNVTATQVAEGRKICKIVCVQNQYNLAHRSDDSLIDDLARDGTAYVPFFPLGGFTPLQSSTLTDVAARLGATPMQVALAWLLRRSPNILLIPGTSSVAHLRENLAAAELDLPDDAIDELNGLAGSPG, from the coding sequence ATGCCCAACACCGACCAAACTGCCAGCTTTGACCTCGGAGACCGCCGCGTGAAGCGGCTTGGCTACGGTGCCATGCAGCTTGCTGGCCCGCACGTGTTCGGTCCGCCCAGAGATCGCGCCGCCGCATTGGCTGTGCTGCGAGCGGCCATCGCGTCCGGCGTGAACCATATCGACACAGCCGACTTCTACGGCCCGCATGTCACAAACCAGTTGATCCGTGAGGCGCTGCACCCCTACCCCAAGGATCTCGTCATCGACACCAAAATCGGGGCTCGGCGTGGCGCGGACGCCTCATGGAATCCGGCCTTCTCGCGCGAAGAGCTCACCCAGGCGGTCCACGACAATCTGAAAAATCTCGGGGTCGACGCACTCGATGTCGTCAACTTTCGCGTCATGATCGACCGGCATGGCCCGGCCGAGGGCTCGATCGAAGCGCCGCTGAACGTCTTGGCCGATCTCCAACGTCAGGGCCTGATAAGGCATATTGGGCTGAGCAACGTGACCGCCACGCAGGTCGCGGAAGGACGCAAGATTTGCAAGATCGTCTGCGTGCAGAACCAATACAATCTGGCCCACAGGTCTGACGACTCCTTGATCGACGACCTTGCCCGGGACGGCACTGCCTACGTGCCGTTCTTTCCGCTCGGCGGGTTCACCCCCCTGCAATCGTCCACTCTAACCGATGTCGCTGCTCGCCTCGGTGCAACGCCTATGCAGGTCGCGCTTGCTTGGCTACTTCGTCGCTCACCTAACATCCTCCTTATCCCCGGCACTTCGTCCGTCGCGCATCTGCGCGAGAATCTCGCCGCGGCCGAACTCGATTTGCCGGATGATGCGATCGATGAGCTGAATGGCCTTGCCGGGAGCCCCGGTTGA
- a CDS encoding hybrid sensor histidine kinase/response regulator has product MNETVDQGHLRTPPGRLFRKYLYSIVALAFAALAINTGFDVWFSYREQKQLLAATQREQAASAAIQIGQFIGQIENQIRWLSRLPPELSTNEDERLNAIRLLRLSPAIAEIAELDSHGLEQMRVSRRVADRIGSKADLSASPAFRGANESRAYYGPVYFFGDTEPFMTLATRGIGRNPNVIVAEVNLRFIWDLVAGIRVGNTGKAYVVDRTGILIAHPDLWRALQRSDLSGHADVRAALDGVGPPSGGLIKEDLSGQRVLSTYATVPSLGLLVFVELPLSEAYAPIYASIGRSTFLLVVLLAGAVLVSLFLSRRMTGPIQLLTQGARRIGSGDLGLRLAIKTGDELEALGDQFNRMAAQLRYSYATLERKVIERTSELEKARDQALAEHDAAERARSAAVAANETKSRFLAVVSHELRTPLNGVMGVLQLLDDGKLGEAQRRHLTTAAASGETLIALVDAILEYARLEASAEALEPRNFHLDQLIETAADLMRPQAFGKGVTFDLACDASVRTSVHGDPVRLNRILLNLIGNAIKFTPSGAIAVNAAAERHDGHVLLRVTVRDTGIGIAPDMHERIFEDFVQADDSIARRFGGTGLGLAIARRLSRLMRGELTVESTPGAGSTFTLEVPLDPAVSGIAQGALPPPSRRLRVLLVDDDPINCEVGEAMLNRLGHHATIARNGASAVALARDHAFDVILMDLHMPDMDGVEAASRIGKLGLPKMPRIIAVTADVSSSARERLADAGIVQIVSKPILINALREAIEDDPEVAPAAVQLAAGALIDRHYLDDQKELLGAAQITKLHHLLEETSEKLIDDITKAAATGDHKQLARHAHQLGSAAGALGLVRLFERCREIELASPAMSAPECQSAARELAALRAASMSALDDLLRPAEQRSVS; this is encoded by the coding sequence GTGAACGAAACGGTCGACCAGGGACATTTGCGAACGCCTCCCGGCCGGCTGTTCCGCAAATATCTCTACTCGATCGTCGCCCTCGCCTTTGCCGCGCTCGCCATCAACACGGGCTTCGACGTCTGGTTCTCCTATCGCGAGCAGAAGCAGCTTCTGGCGGCGACCCAGCGCGAGCAGGCGGCGTCCGCTGCGATTCAGATCGGCCAATTCATCGGCCAGATCGAAAACCAGATCAGATGGCTCTCGCGCCTGCCGCCGGAGCTGTCGACCAACGAAGACGAACGCCTGAACGCCATCCGTCTCCTGCGCCTCTCCCCGGCGATCGCGGAAATCGCCGAGCTCGACTCGCACGGGCTTGAACAGATGCGTGTGTCCCGCCGTGTGGCAGACCGAATCGGCAGTAAAGCCGACCTCTCCGCCTCGCCCGCCTTTCGCGGAGCCAATGAAAGCCGGGCCTATTACGGGCCGGTCTACTTCTTCGGCGATACCGAACCCTTCATGACGCTCGCCACGCGGGGGATTGGCCGCAATCCCAATGTGATCGTCGCCGAGGTCAATTTGCGTTTCATTTGGGACCTCGTCGCCGGGATCAGGGTCGGCAACACCGGCAAGGCCTACGTGGTGGACCGCACGGGTATCTTGATCGCGCATCCCGATTTGTGGCGAGCCCTGCAACGCAGCGATCTCTCCGGCCATGCCGACGTCCGCGCCGCGCTCGACGGCGTGGGGCCGCCCTCCGGCGGCCTGATCAAGGAGGATCTGTCCGGCCAGCGCGTGCTGTCGACCTATGCGACGGTCCCCTCGCTCGGCTTGCTGGTGTTCGTCGAGCTGCCGCTCAGCGAGGCCTATGCGCCGATCTATGCGTCGATTGGCCGTTCGACCTTTCTCCTCGTCGTCCTGCTGGCCGGTGCGGTGCTGGTCTCTCTCTTTCTCAGCCGGCGCATGACGGGGCCGATCCAGCTGCTGACGCAGGGCGCACGGCGGATCGGGAGCGGCGATCTCGGCCTGCGGCTCGCGATCAAGACCGGCGACGAGCTGGAAGCGCTCGGCGACCAGTTCAACCGGATGGCCGCGCAACTGCGCTATTCCTACGCGACGCTGGAGCGCAAGGTGATCGAGCGCACCTCGGAGCTGGAGAAAGCGCGCGATCAGGCCCTTGCCGAGCACGATGCCGCCGAGCGCGCGCGCAGCGCGGCGGTGGCGGCCAATGAGACCAAATCGCGCTTCCTTGCCGTCGTCAGCCACGAGCTGCGCACGCCGCTGAACGGCGTCATGGGCGTGCTGCAGCTGCTCGACGACGGCAAACTCGGCGAGGCGCAGCGGCGCCACCTCACGACCGCGGCGGCATCGGGGGAGACGCTGATCGCGCTGGTCGATGCCATCCTGGAATATGCGCGCCTGGAGGCCAGCGCCGAAGCCCTGGAGCCGCGTAATTTCCACCTCGACCAGCTGATCGAAACGGCCGCCGACCTGATGCGGCCCCAGGCCTTCGGCAAGGGAGTGACCTTCGACCTTGCCTGCGATGCCTCGGTCAGGACCTCGGTGCACGGCGATCCTGTCAGGCTCAATCGAATCCTGCTCAATTTAATCGGCAACGCCATCAAGTTCACGCCATCAGGCGCGATCGCCGTCAACGCAGCCGCCGAGCGCCATGATGGTCATGTCCTGCTGCGCGTGACCGTTCGCGACACCGGCATCGGCATCGCCCCCGACATGCATGAGCGGATTTTTGAGGATTTCGTGCAGGCGGACGACAGCATCGCGCGGCGGTTCGGCGGCACCGGCCTCGGACTCGCGATCGCGCGGCGTCTCAGCCGTTTGATGCGCGGCGAGCTGACGGTGGAGAGCACGCCGGGCGCGGGTAGCACGTTCACACTCGAAGTGCCGCTCGATCCGGCCGTCAGCGGCATTGCCCAAGGTGCACTTCCGCCACCGTCGCGGCGCCTCCGCGTGCTGCTGGTCGACGACGACCCCATCAATTGCGAGGTCGGCGAAGCAATGCTGAATCGGCTCGGCCATCATGCCACGATCGCCAGAAACGGCGCCTCGGCCGTCGCACTCGCCCGCGATCACGCGTTCGACGTCATCCTGATGGACCTGCACATGCCCGACATGGACGGCGTCGAGGCGGCGTCGCGGATCGGCAAGCTCGGTCTGCCGAAAATGCCGCGCATCATCGCCGTCACCGCGGACGTGTCCTCCAGCGCACGCGAGCGGCTCGCCGACGCAGGCATTGTCCAGATCGTCAGCAAGCCGATCCTGATCAACGCGTTGCGCGAGGCGATCGAGGACGATCCGGAGGTCGCGCCGGCAGCCGTGCAACTCGCCGCGGGCGCCTTGATCGACCGGCACTATCTCGACGACCAGAAGGAGCTGCTCGGCGCCGCGCAAATCACAAAGCTCCACCACTTGCTGGAGGAGACCAGCGAAAAGCTGATCGACGACATCACCAAGGCTGCCGCGACCGGCGACCATAAACAGCTCGCCCGACACGCACATCAACTCGGCAGCGCCGCCGGCGCGCTCGGCCTCGTCCGCCTGTTCGAGCGCTGCCGCGAGATCGAGCTGGCGTCGCCTGCGATGTCGGCGCCTGAGTGCCAGAGTGCCGCGCGTGAGCTCGCTGCGCTGCGAGCAGCCTCGATGAGCGCGCTCGACGATCTGCTCCGGCCCGCCGAGCAGCGGTCGGTCAGCTAG
- a CDS encoding ring-cleaving dioxygenase, whose amino-acid sequence MSGLHHVTAIAGDPIRNFGFYTRDLGLRFVKKTVNFDDPGTYHFYYGDETGRPGTILTFFPWAGVPAGRRGVGETHQTAFRVPQRSLGYWTQRFTEKGIAYEALEKRFGESVLPFTDPDGMALALVAIPGAESEPGWSNGDVPAEHAIRGFHGVTLLLDSAAKTAAVLTDVFGFKETGREGSVIRFKAPDDVVGSVVDIYEAKGFLRGHQGGGSVHHIAFRAADDAEQGKMAQRLVSNHGLHPTEQRDRNYFRSIYFREPGGVLFEIATDIPGFTVDEPVATLGRDLKLPVFLEAQRKQIEGVLLNLEETVS is encoded by the coding sequence ATGTCTGGACTGCACCATGTCACCGCGATTGCCGGCGACCCCATCAGGAATTTCGGCTTCTACACGCGGGATCTCGGCCTGCGCTTCGTCAAGAAGACGGTCAATTTCGATGATCCCGGCACCTATCACTTCTATTATGGCGACGAGACCGGCCGCCCCGGCACCATCCTGACCTTCTTTCCGTGGGCGGGCGTTCCGGCCGGGCGCCGCGGCGTCGGCGAAACTCATCAGACCGCCTTCCGCGTGCCGCAGCGCTCGCTCGGCTACTGGACCCAGCGTTTCACCGAGAAGGGCATTGCCTACGAGGCGCTGGAGAAGCGCTTCGGCGAATCCGTGCTGCCGTTCACCGATCCCGATGGCATGGCGCTGGCGCTGGTCGCCATTCCCGGCGCCGAGAGCGAGCCCGGCTGGAGCAACGGCGACGTGCCGGCCGAGCACGCGATCCGCGGTTTCCATGGCGTGACCTTGCTGCTCGACAGCGCGGCGAAGACGGCCGCTGTCCTCACCGACGTGTTCGGCTTCAAGGAGACCGGCCGTGAAGGCTCGGTGATCCGCTTCAAGGCGCCCGACGATGTCGTGGGCAGCGTTGTCGACATCTACGAGGCCAAGGGCTTTTTGCGCGGCCATCAGGGCGGCGGCTCGGTGCATCACATCGCGTTCCGCGCGGCTGACGATGCCGAGCAGGGCAAGATGGCGCAAAGGCTCGTGAGCAATCACGGCCTGCATCCGACCGAGCAGAGGGACCGCAACTACTTCCGCTCGATCTACTTCCGCGAGCCCGGCGGCGTGCTGTTCGAGATCGCGACCGACATCCCCGGCTTCACCGTCGACGAACCCGTCGCGACGCTGGGACGTGACCTCAAGCTGCCTGTTTTCCTCGAAGCGCAGCGCAAGCAGATCGAGGGTGTTCTGCTGAATCTGGAAGAGACCGTGTCATGA
- a CDS encoding c-type cytochrome: protein MVSLALLSAAGARAQIQEGPPSWAYPVNPPNFQRTPDDGTIRHVPDSAAGFTLTQVRDLFAAPDWHPDDHPPMPDIVARGRKPEVFACGVCHRADGPGGPENASLFGLSAEYIIQQTAEFKTGLRTNSVPRVATDLMIKLSKAVTDQELAEAAAYFASIKPRSNIVVVEAEAVPKTQVRDLFLAPLDGAEKEPIGQRIIEIPENVEHFVSRDSRARFIAYVPVGSVQKGRTLATNSDPRVQCGTCHGADLSGTAIAPGLASRSPTYMFRQLYDFKSGARKGANSELMKPVVENLGVDDMIALVAFSASLKQ, encoded by the coding sequence GTGGTCTCGTTGGCATTGCTCTCCGCGGCCGGGGCGCGAGCGCAAATCCAGGAGGGCCCGCCATCATGGGCCTACCCGGTCAACCCGCCCAATTTTCAACGCACGCCAGACGATGGCACGATCAGGCACGTTCCTGACAGCGCCGCCGGTTTTACGCTCACGCAAGTGCGCGATCTGTTCGCCGCGCCCGATTGGCATCCGGACGATCATCCACCAATGCCAGACATCGTGGCGAGGGGGAGAAAGCCGGAGGTGTTCGCGTGCGGCGTCTGCCACCGGGCAGACGGACCGGGCGGTCCTGAGAATGCCAGCCTATTTGGCCTCTCCGCGGAATACATCATTCAGCAAACGGCGGAGTTCAAGACGGGCCTGCGCACGAACTCGGTGCCTCGCGTCGCCACCGACCTGATGATCAAGTTGTCCAAAGCGGTGACCGATCAGGAACTCGCAGAGGCCGCAGCCTACTTCGCCTCCATCAAGCCCAGATCGAATATTGTCGTCGTAGAGGCCGAGGCGGTGCCAAAAACACAGGTGAGAGACCTGTTCCTGGCTCCGCTGGACGGCGCCGAGAAAGAGCCCATCGGCCAGCGCATCATCGAGATCCCGGAAAACGTTGAACACTTTGTCAGCCGAGACTCGCGCGCTCGTTTCATCGCCTACGTCCCGGTGGGCAGCGTCCAGAAAGGACGGACGCTGGCAACGAACAGCGATCCGCGCGTCCAGTGCGGGACCTGTCACGGTGCTGACCTCAGCGGGACTGCCATCGCGCCGGGGCTTGCGTCCCGTTCGCCCACCTACATGTTCCGGCAGCTCTATGACTTCAAATCGGGTGCGCGGAAGGGGGCCAATAGCGAACTCATGAAACCGGTTGTCGAGAATCTCGGCGTCGACGACATGATCGCGCTGGTCGCCTTTTCAGCGTCGCTCAAGCAATAA
- a CDS encoding LysR family transcriptional regulator, translating to MDKLGSLRAFVKVVESGSFAEAGRQLRLSRSAISKYIADLEESLGVQLLNRTTRHASPTENGQRYFERALVILSEVEAADQAVTQAQSAPRGLLRVNAPMSFGTMRLGPVLADFMARYGELQLQIVLSDDLLDPVQDGFDVTLRIAELESSSLIARKIMPVARMICASPDYLARHGTPKHPQDLREHASLTYGYLLTGNQWKLTSADGDHWIQPAWSLCVNNAEVLRDVAIKGRGLALLPEFIAADALRTGKLRAVLEDYFAPPLALYAVYPPTRHLSVKVRLFIDFLVERFGRDEEVGAQGG from the coding sequence TTGGATAAGCTCGGCAGTCTCCGGGCCTTCGTGAAGGTGGTGGAAAGCGGCAGCTTTGCGGAAGCTGGCCGGCAGCTGCGGCTGTCGCGCTCGGCGATCAGCAAGTACATCGCCGACCTCGAGGAGAGCCTCGGCGTCCAGCTGTTGAACCGGACCACACGGCATGCCAGCCCGACCGAGAACGGCCAGCGCTATTTCGAACGCGCGCTCGTCATCCTCTCGGAGGTCGAGGCGGCCGACCAGGCGGTGACGCAGGCGCAGTCGGCGCCGCGCGGATTGTTGCGCGTCAACGCGCCGATGTCGTTCGGCACGATGCGGCTCGGGCCCGTGCTCGCCGATTTCATGGCGCGCTATGGCGAGCTCCAGCTCCAGATCGTGCTCAGTGACGACCTGCTCGATCCCGTCCAGGACGGTTTTGACGTGACCTTGCGGATCGCGGAACTGGAATCGTCGAGCTTGATCGCGCGAAAAATCATGCCGGTGGCGCGCATGATCTGCGCTTCGCCGGACTATCTCGCACGTCACGGCACGCCAAAGCACCCGCAGGATCTGCGCGAGCACGCCTCGCTGACCTACGGCTACCTGCTCACCGGCAATCAGTGGAAGCTAACAAGCGCCGACGGCGATCACTGGATCCAGCCGGCCTGGTCGCTGTGCGTGAACAATGCCGAGGTGCTGCGCGACGTCGCGATCAAGGGCAGGGGGCTCGCGCTGCTGCCGGAGTTCATCGCTGCCGACGCGTTGCGGACAGGCAAGCTGCGCGCAGTCCTGGAAGACTATTTTGCGCCGCCGCTCGCGCTCTATGCGGTCTATCCGCCGACGCGGCACCTGTCGGTGAAGGTCAGGCTCTTCATCGACTTTCTCGTTGAGCGGTTTGGCCGCGATGAAGAAGTCGGCGCGCAGGGGGGCTGA
- a CDS encoding alpha/beta hydrolase, which translates to MTETEFIHRFEPAASAGSPPLLLLHGTGGDENDLLGLGKMISPGSALLSPRGRVLEHGMPRFFRRLAEGVFDEDDVRRRANELGEFVNAARQRYGIAAPVAVGFSNGANIAAALLLLKPEVLAGAILLRAMVPLSDPPKAELGGKPVLLLSGQADPIVPASNSAKLAALLSQAGASVTHRVLPAGHQLSQADLTLARDWIGNVDAKAA; encoded by the coding sequence ATGACCGAGACTGAATTCATCCATCGTTTCGAGCCCGCGGCCAGCGCGGGCTCTCCTCCGCTCCTCCTGTTGCACGGCACCGGCGGCGACGAGAACGACCTGCTCGGGCTCGGCAAGATGATCTCGCCGGGGTCCGCCCTGCTCTCGCCGCGCGGCCGCGTGCTCGAGCACGGCATGCCGCGCTTCTTCCGCCGTCTCGCCGAAGGTGTATTCGACGAGGACGACGTCCGCCGCCGCGCGAACGAGCTCGGCGAGTTCGTCAACGCGGCGCGGCAGCGCTACGGCATCGCCGCGCCGGTCGCCGTCGGCTTCTCCAATGGCGCCAACATCGCAGCCGCGCTGTTGCTGCTGAAGCCGGAGGTGCTTGCAGGCGCGATCCTGCTGCGCGCGATGGTGCCGCTGTCGGATCCGCCCAAGGCCGAGCTTGGTGGCAAGCCAGTCCTGCTGCTGTCCGGACAGGCTGATCCGATCGTGCCGGCCAGCAATTCGGCCAAGCTTGCGGCTCTGCTCTCGCAAGCAGGCGCGAGCGTGACCCACAGGGTCCTGCCGGCGGGCCATCAATTGTCGCAAGCCGATTTGACGCTCGCCCGCGACTGGATCGGCAACGTCGACGCCAAGGCAGCATGA